CTGATTTTGCAGAGATATGCCGTGCTTGTAAGATAACTTTTGTTGGTCCTACTCCAGAGGCTATTCAAAAAATGGGAATTAAAGACGTTGCTCGGCAAACGATGAAAGCTGCCAATGTTCCCATTGTTCCAGGATCTGATGGGGTTATTAAAGATGAAGAAGAAGCAAAAGTAATTGCTGATCAAATAGGTTATCCAGTGATCATTAAAGCTACTGCAGGTGGCGGCGGGAAAGGAATTCGAGTAGCCCGGACAGAGGAAGAATTAAAAAAAGGGATAGAAGTAACCCAAAAAGAAGCAGAAACCTCTTTTGGTAACGCAGGTGTTTATTTGGAAAAGTATATTGAAGATTTCCGCCATGTGGAGATTCAAGTTCTAGCTGATAAACATGGCAATGTCATCCATCTTGGGGAACGTGATTGCTCGATACAGCGTCGGCTACAAAAACTTGTAGAAGAAGCGCCGTCTCCGGCAATAACGCCAGATATTCGTAAGAAAATGGGGGAGGCCTCTGTAAAAGCAGCTAAGGCAGTTAACTATGAAGGGGCTGGCACCATTGAATATATATTTGATCGGAAAACACATCAATTTTATTTTATGGAAATGAATACACGTATTCAGGTAGAGCATCCAGTTACGGAATTAATTACTGGTATTGATCTGATTAAAGAACAGATTAAAATTGCTGACAACGAAGCATTAGCGTATACACAGGCTGATATTACCCTAGAAGGATGGGCGATTGAGTGTCGAATTAATGCGGAAAATCCGTTTAAGAATTTTATGCCGTCACCTGGAACCATCTCTATGTACTTGCCGCCTGGAGGACTTGGGGTCCGCGTAGACGCTGCGGTTTATCCTGATTACCGCATACCTCCCTATTACGATTCAATGATTGCCAAATTGATTGCGTATGGTAACACTAGGGAAGAA
This genomic interval from Virgibacillus pantothenticus contains the following:
- the accC gene encoding acetyl-CoA carboxylase biotin carboxylase subunit, translating into MIKKLLIANRGEIAVRIIRACKEMNIETVAVYSQADSEALHVQMADEAYCIGPTQSKDSYLNFTNIMSVATMTGVDAIHPGYGFLAENADFAEICRACKITFVGPTPEAIQKMGIKDVARQTMKAANVPIVPGSDGVIKDEEEAKVIADQIGYPVIIKATAGGGGKGIRVARTEEELKKGIEVTQKEAETSFGNAGVYLEKYIEDFRHVEIQVLADKHGNVIHLGERDCSIQRRLQKLVEEAPSPAITPDIRKKMGEASVKAAKAVNYEGAGTIEYIFDRKTHQFYFMEMNTRIQVEHPVTELITGIDLIKEQIKIADNEALAYTQADITLEGWAIECRINAENPFKNFMPSPGTISMYLPPGGLGVRVDAAVYPDYRIPPYYDSMIAKLIAYGNTREEAIHRMKRALDEFIVEGVHTTIPFHQQIMEHPVFINGDFNTKFLEENPIVQD